A genome region from Macadamia integrifolia cultivar HAES 741 unplaced genomic scaffold, SCU_Mint_v3 scaffold1330, whole genome shotgun sequence includes the following:
- the LOC122063464 gene encoding LOB domain-containing protein 15-like has protein sequence MSRERERFDEIGKKIKREADAYDRMGRRHMLGTPGTLNTITPCAACKLLRRRCAQECPFSPYFSPHEPQKFASVHKVFGASNVSKMLMEVPESQRADAANSLVYEANVRLRDPVYGCMGAISALQQQVQSLQAELNAVRNEIMKYKYRENSANLLSSSHAAALLSTVAAVSVAAPPPPSPARAPPQPSPANATDVVVVAATGAAPTASSSSSTMYTPPSTTIDYSSITSENVSYFG, from the exons ATGTCCAGAGAAAG AGAGAGATTTGATGAGATAGGTAAGAAGATCAAGAGAGAAGCAGATGCATATGATCGAATGGGCAGGAGACACATGTTGGGCACTCCTGGAACCCTTAATACCATTACACCTTGTGCTGCTTGTAAGCTTCTGAGAAGAAGGTGTGCTCAGGAATGCCCTTTCTCTCCTTACTTCTCACCTCATGAGCCCCAGAAATTCGCTTCTGTCCATAAGGTCTTTGGTGCAAGCAACGTCTCCAAGATGCTAATG GAAGTGCCAGAGAGCCAAAGAGCCGATGCAGCTAATAGTCTAGTTTATGAGGCGAACGTGAGGCTTAGGGATCCAGTTTATGGGTGCATGGGTGCAATCTCAGCCTTACAACAACAAGTTCAATCTTTACAGGCTGAGCTCAATGCAGTACGAAATGAGATAATGAAATATAAGTATAGGGAAAATAGTGCTAATCTCCTTTCATCATCACATGCCGCCGCTTTGCTTTCTACCGTGGCCGCCGTGTCAGTTgccgcaccaccaccaccatcaccggCTCGTGCTCCGCCGCAGCCATCTCCTGCAAATGCAactgatgttgttgttgttgccgCTACTGGTGCTGCTCccactgcttcttcttcttcttctaccatgTATACTCCCCCTTCTACCACTATCGACTATAGTTCCATTACTAGTGAAAATGTTTCCTATTTTGGCTAG